The following is a genomic window from uncultured Campylobacter sp..
TCGATTTCAAATCACCGTAGAAGTTGGATGACAGTCCTAATTTAAAGCCCCATTTTTCCGGGATTTAAGATGCCTTTTGGATCGAAAGCCCTTTTGATTGCGCGAAATAGCTCCATCTCTGCTGCGCTAAAAGCTAGTGGCATAAATTCTGCTTTGCTTAGCCCGATGCCGTGCTCGCCGCTGAGCGTACCGCCAAGATTAACTGCAGCTTTGAAAATTTCGGTGATTGCGTCATGTCCGCGTCGCACCTGAGCTTCGTCCTTTTTGTCGGCGACCATGACGTTGGTGTGGACGTTGCCATCGCCCGTGTGCCCGAAGCAGGGCACGCGCACGCCGTATTTATCGCCGATGCGCGCGATACGGCGCAGTAGCTCGGGCAGCTGCGAGCGCGGGACGGTGATGTCCTCATTTAGCTTAAGCGTGCCGTAGATATTGATCGCCTGCGAGCAGTTGCGTCTCGCAAACCAAATGCCCGCACGCTCTTCTTCGCTTTCTGCGATGCGAAAGTCGCTCGCGCCGTTTTGAACGAAAATTTCTTTTATGAGTGCGAGCTCCTCCAAAAGCACTGCTTCTAAATTGCCGTCGGTTTCGCAGATCAAAATCGCGCCCGCACCCTTCGGCAAGCCCTTGTGAAATTTCTCCTCGACCGCGGCTATGCACAGCGCGTCTAAAAATTCCATCGCCACGGGCGTGATACCGGCAGCCATCGTCTTATACACGGCATTCATTGCCGCATCTACGCTAGGAAAGACGCCCATCGCGGTCTTTTTAAGCTTTGGCATCGGGATTAGTTTGAGCGTGATTTCGGTGATGATGGCAAGCGCGCCTTCGCTTGCGATTAAAATTCCTACCACGTTGAAGCCTGCGACATCTTTGATAGTGCGTTTGCCCGCTCGGATCACCTCTCCATTAGGCAGTACCGCACGCAGTGCCATTACGTAGTCTTTGGTGATGCCGTATTTTGCGGCGCGCATACCGCCGGAGTTTTCGGCGACATTGCCTCCTAGCGTGGAATAATCCTGGCTTGCGGGATCGGGCGGATAAAAGAGCCCGCGCGCTGCGGCTGCTTTTTGCAGATCGATATTTATGCAGCCGGGTTGGACTACGGCGAGTAGATTTTGCATGTCGATTTCTAGAATTTTATTCATATGTTTTTCAAATGCTAAAATCACTCCGCCGTTTGCGGCTAAAGATCCACCCGTAAAACCGCTACCTGCGCCTCTTGGAACTATGGGGATTAAATTTTCGTTGCAGAATTTTAAAATTTGACTGACATCGTCCTCACTTCGCGGGAAAAGCACGCCGTCCGGCAGGCAGCGTCTTTTCGTCGCGTCGTAGCAGTATGCTGTGCGATGAGCCTCGTCAAAATAAGCGTTATCCGCGCCTAATAGATTTGTAAAAAACGCTTGTGCGGCGCTATTCGTCGCCATCTAAGCCCAGCAAATAGCGGTAGTGTTTGTCGTAATCGCTGATCGGGCCATTAGTAAAGTCCCAAATGACGGTCTTTATCTCGCCCACGCGCGAGTAAAACGGCAGCTGATAATAAGCTACGCTGCCGCTAGCGAACGTGCGCAAAGGCTTGAAGCTGCCGCAGTCGGCAAATACGCCTTGTTTATCCATCGCGATAAAAATCAGTCCGGCGCTGTTTTGCGCACAAATTTTACGAAAATCGTCGCGGCTGGGATTTGGCTTGTGGTTGTAGCTAAGATAGGCGCCGCCAAGATCCGGGTGGATAAAATTTATATTTGGAAAAGCTTTGATAACCTGCTCGTAAATTTCAGCGTTAGGCGCGACGATTATGGCGCGGTCATAGAGGAAATTTAAGATCACTTTATCGCCGCTTGAGGGTAAAATTTTAGGCAGCGGCAACGCCTCTTGAGCTAACATATCAAAAACCTCAAATCGCACCTTTGCCTTGCCTGCGCTTTTTTGCATCACGACGGCACGTGCGATGATGGAGCTTGCGCCGCTGCCGAAATTATGCATCACTACTCCACTGCTGCCTACGGCAATCGTAGGGCTATCTGCAATCTCGCCCGAACCATCCTTTACACTAAGTAGGGCGATTTCGTATCGCGGCATGTTAAATTCCGCCCCTATAGCCGCACTTAAAAATAGACCTAAAATAAGTAAAGCTTTTTTCAAAATTCTGCTCCTGAATAAAATTTCGGCTAATTATACATAAAACTTTGAAATTAGCGATAAAATTCCACGGTATTTACGAAATATAAGCGTTTTTTCGTTACAATCCCGCCTTAAAATAATATTTCAAAGCGGTTTTATATGACTAGAATTTTTATATTGCTTTTTCTGTGGATAGGCGTGGTTTTTGCGAACAACCCCAGCGTAGAGAAGTTTGCCTGGCCCGATGGCGTGAGTCTGCTGCAATTTATGGAAACCGCGGGCATCCCCGCATCTGTATATTACGACCTGGATAAAGAGGATCAGGAGCTTGCCGCTGAGGTGCGAGCGGGCGTGGAGTGTCAAATTTTGCGTGATCCCGCAGGTCGCGTCTCCCAGCTGTTAATTCCCGTCAGCGAGGAGCTTCAGATCCACATCTACCGCGATAAATTCGGCACTTTTAGATTCGTTTATACTCCGATAGTTTATGAGGAAAACAGCTACTCATTAGGAATTCAGATCGAAAGCTCGCCCTATCAAGACATCATCAAAGCTACGGGCAATGCGGCTTTAGCAAATGAGTTTATGCTTGTTTTTAAAAACGAGGTAAATTTTAAAAAGCTGCAAAAGGGCGATCGGCTTGTGATCCTGTATGAGCAAAAGACGCGTCTTGGCAAACCTTTTGGCGGAGTAAATATCACCGCAGGAATGATCGAGGAAAATAAAAAGCCCAAATCGCTATATTTTTTCGATGATAAATACTACGACCGAAGCGGCAAAAAGGTCGAATCTTTTCTGCTAATCACGCCGCTTGTTTATACTAGAATTTCATCCTATTTTACCCCAAAAAGATTTCATCCGATTTTAAAGCGATATCGCGCGCATCTGGGTGTGGATTACGCAGCCCCCAAAGGCACTAGAGTAAATGCTGCAGGAGCGGGCAAGATTAGCTTCGTAGGGCGTAAAAACGGCTACGGCAATACTGTCGAAATCAACCACGGCGGCGGTATCAGCACGCTTTATGCACATCTTAGCGGCTTTGCTAGTGGCACAAAAGCAGGCGTTAGCGTCAAGCAAGGTCAGTTAATCGCCTATGTGGGCTCGACCGGGCTTAGTTCGGGACCGCATCTGCACTTCGGACTTTATAAAAATAAGCAGGCGATAGATCCGCTTAAGGTAGTCAAGATTGAAAAAACTAACGTTATAAGCGCTGAGGAGCTTAAATTTAAAGCTCTCGTCAAAGATATGGACGCTAGAATGGCTGCGGCTAAAGACGGCTCGAAAAACCCTGCTAAATTTGAAAACTACGAGTCGCTTATCACGATAAATTAAGGCTGAAAATGGAAAATAAAGAGCAGCTGGACGACGTCGAGGAAGCCAAAGCGCTTCTTGATGCGCACCTGGATGATACGCTTGAGCATGAGCTGAGTGCCGCCGATCTTACGGAGCATTTAAAAACTCTAAAAAAGCATGACGAAGAAAAATACGTAGAATTCTTAAAAAAGCTAGATCCTGAGGATCTTGCCGATGCTGCGCTTGAGATGCCCGAGCATATGCTCGAAGATGTCATCGAAACTCTGCCTCACGAAAAGATCGTAAAAGCGATTGAGGAGCTTGAAAGCGACGATCAGGCGGAGCTTTTGCAAAATATCGGCGAAATCGACGAGGACAAGGCCGAGCAGATTTTCTATGGGCTTGACGAGGATGATCGCCACGATATTCTTACTATCTCCAAATATAGCGAAGACGAGGCGGGCGCGTATATGCAGACCGAGGTCTTTAGCGCGAGGCAGGATCAGACCCTGGGGCAGGCGGTCGAGATGCTGCGCGTTATGCGCGAAAAGGACGAGATCGAGAACGTCTTTCAACTCTTTGTGCTCGATAAAAAGGGACATCTGCTTACGAGCTTTTCGACGTCCGATCTTATTTTATATGATTTTTCGCTCACGCTGGAGCAAATTTCACAAAAATTCGGCGCCGAAAATAAAATCCACTTCGCCACCGATACCGACAAGATCGATGACGTGATCAAGGATTTTGAGGAGTTCGACCTTAACGTCATCCCTGTTGTCGATGCTAACGGCGTGCTCATCGGGCGTATCACCGCCGATGATATCCACGATCTCATTCAAGAGCGCGCCACCGAGCAAATTTACAACCTCGCGGGCGTCGATGACGAAGCGGAGGACGATGAGACTACGATCTTTAAGGCGGGCCGCGCGCGCGCTGTGTGGCTAGCGGTAAATTTATGCACGGCGATCGTAAGCTCCACGATCATCGGGCTTTTTGACGCTACTATCGAAAAGCTAGTCGCGCTCGCCGTGCTTATGCCAATAGTCGCCTCCATGGGCGGTAACACAGGCACGCAGGCGCTTACGGTAACCGTGCGCCGCTTGGCTCTGGGCGAGATAGCGTTTAAAGATAAAAAGCAGGTTCTCTTTCGCGAGATTACGATCGCTTTTATAAACGGCCTCATTTTTGCCACGCTGATGGGGTTTGTGGCGTATTTTTGGTTCGGCATTAAGCTTTTGGGGCTAGTGATTGCGATGTCGATGGTGCTAAATTTAACGCTTGCGGGGCTTTTTGGCGCCGTCATTCCGATCACGCTTAAAAAATTAAATATCGACCCCGCCGTCGGCAGCTCCGTGCTGCTTACCACGGTTACGGACATCGTGGGATTTTTTAGCTTTTTAGGACTTGCGACATGGATACTACTATAAAAAATTTTAAAATTTCCGAGCTTAAAAGCTCAAATTTCGTTAAACCCTTTCGCCTGAGCTTCGAGATGGACGGCGTAGCGCGCGCGTGGGACTGCGTCAAGGTGCACGATAGCGTATCGATTTTGCTCTACCATACGCAGCGCGACGCGCTCTTGCTCGTCAAGCAGTTTCGCCCCAGCGTGTGGTTTTATCAAGAGGAAGGCTTAATAAATTCGCCCGAAAAGGGCTACACCTATGAGCTTTGCGCTGGCATTTTAGACAAGGGCATCAGCGAGGAGCAAACGGCGATCGAAGAGGTGCTTGAGGAGACGGGATATGCCGTGAAGGATCTGAAATTTATCACGAGCTATTACAGCGCCCTGGGCTTTGCGGCGAACCGTCAAATTTTATACTTCGCGTGCATCGACGAATCGATGAAGATCGGTAGCGGCGGCGGCGTGGACGGCGAGAAGATCGAGCTTTTCTACCTGCCTGCGGCTAAGGCGCGAGAGTTTATGTTTGACGAAAAGATCGTGCGCGCGCCGGGGCTGATCTTGGCATTTCAATGGTTTTTGAGCGAGTTTAAAGCTTAGCGGCGAGATGGAATTTCGTGTGCCATCGCGCGTTTTTGCGTCTCGGCTTTAAATTTAAAGGACGGCGATGAGGGTTTTACTTAGGCTGTGTATTATCGCGGCGTGCCTTTATGTGGCGATCGCGGCGGGACTTTATATCTTTCAGGAGCGGCTGATATTTTTGGGCGAGCCGCTAGATAAAAACTTCAAATTTAGCTTTGAAAATTCCGAATTTGTAGGACTTGTGAACGCGCCCGAGAGCGGCGCGCATTTAGATATGCAGGCGTCTGCTACGCAAAATATTGCCGCTACAAAGAGCGGCGCGGACGAAAACACTTCCGCGGTTGATGCCGCAAAAGAAGGCGCCGTCGCAGCGGGTGAGATCAAAAGCGAAAGCGCTCAAACTAGCGCCGAGCATATCGGCGAAAACGTCGCAGTAAACGGCAATTCGGGTAATAACGCAAACGTCGCTGCGATAAAATTTCAAGAGATCAATATCCCGTTTGGGGGCGGGTTGATAAACGGGCTGAAATTTAGTGCGGCAGAGCCTAAAGGCGCGATTTTGTTCTTTCACGGCAACTTCGGCGACGTGAGCGGCTGGGGCGCATACGGCGCGGATTTTGCGGCTTTGGGATACGATTTTTATATTTTCGATTACCCGGGCTACGGCAAATCGGACGGCAAAATTTCATCGCAGCAGCAGCTTTTTGCGAGCGCGGATGCGATGAGCCTCTACGTTTTAGCGCAGCATTCGCCAAGAAAGCTCACGATGATCGGCTACTCGATCGGAAGCGGCATCGCGGCACAGCAGGCTGCGAAGTGGGATGCGGCGCGGCTGATTTTGCTCGCGCCGTATTTTAGTTTCGAGCGGCTTGCGCACGAAAAAATCCCCTTCGTACCGAAGTTCTTGATCCGCTATAAGATTCCGACCGCGGAATTTTTGCACGCGGCGCGTAGCACTCAGATCACGCTCATTCACGGAGCCGCCGACGAGCTGATACCGGTGCGCCACTGTCGCGATCTTGCGGGATCTCTTAAGGCGGGCGATCTATTTTATGAAATACCAGATGCGCGGCATAATGGACTGCTGGCAATGCCCCGTATTTGGGAAATTTTAAAAGAGAGGCTGCGCTAATCTAGCGGAGCTCGGCGTAAAATTCCATGCAAAATTCGACCGCTAAATTTTAAAATTTTACGTAGAATTCCACGCGGATTAGGTCATCGTAAAATAAGATGAAATTTTATAGCGGCAAAACACGGCGCAAAAAACGAGGGCGCAATTTCAAATCAAAATTTATGCGCCGTTAGCGTAAGCATAGAGCCAATTTTGTAGCGCTAAATTCTTTCTAGCTCAGCTATGCCGTAAATTTAAAACTAAATTTGCGCCGTACCGCGACGCCGTATGTTTTAGTCGCGATAAAATTCTGTGAAATTTTATCTCCGAAGCCGCTTATAGATTTCAAGTCTAAATTTTATATTTACGCCCTGACGACGCCGCATTTTAGCCGCGTAAAATTCTGCCATATGAAATTCTATCTCGCAAAATTCTATCTCGTAGAA
Proteins encoded in this region:
- a CDS encoding FAD-linked oxidase C-terminal domain-containing protein, which produces MATNSAAQAFFTNLLGADNAYFDEAHRTAYCYDATKRRCLPDGVLFPRSEDDVSQILKFCNENLIPIVPRGAGSGFTGGSLAANGGVILAFEKHMNKILEIDMQNLLAVVQPGCINIDLQKAAAARGLFYPPDPASQDYSTLGGNVAENSGGMRAAKYGITKDYVMALRAVLPNGEVIRAGKRTIKDVAGFNVVGILIASEGALAIITEITLKLIPMPKLKKTAMGVFPSVDAAMNAVYKTMAAGITPVAMEFLDALCIAAVEEKFHKGLPKGAGAILICETDGNLEAVLLEELALIKEIFVQNGASDFRIAESEEERAGIWFARRNCSQAINIYGTLKLNEDITVPRSQLPELLRRIARIGDKYGVRVPCFGHTGDGNVHTNVMVADKKDEAQVRRGHDAITEIFKAAVNLGGTLSGEHGIGLSKAEFMPLAFSAAEMELFRAIKRAFDPKGILNPGKMGL
- a CDS encoding plasminogen-binding N-terminal domain-containing protein, which produces MKKALLILGLFLSAAIGAEFNMPRYEIALLSVKDGSGEIADSPTIAVGSSGVVMHNFGSGASSIIARAVVMQKSAGKAKVRFEVFDMLAQEALPLPKILPSSGDKVILNFLYDRAIIVAPNAEIYEQVIKAFPNINFIHPDLGGAYLSYNHKPNPSRDDFRKICAQNSAGLIFIAMDKQGVFADCGSFKPLRTFASGSVAYYQLPFYSRVGEIKTVIWDFTNGPISDYDKHYRYLLGLDGDE
- a CDS encoding peptidoglycan DD-metalloendopeptidase family protein yields the protein MTRIFILLFLWIGVVFANNPSVEKFAWPDGVSLLQFMETAGIPASVYYDLDKEDQELAAEVRAGVECQILRDPAGRVSQLLIPVSEELQIHIYRDKFGTFRFVYTPIVYEENSYSLGIQIESSPYQDIIKATGNAALANEFMLVFKNEVNFKKLQKGDRLVILYEQKTRLGKPFGGVNITAGMIEENKKPKSLYFFDDKYYDRSGKKVESFLLITPLVYTRISSYFTPKRFHPILKRYRAHLGVDYAAPKGTRVNAAGAGKISFVGRKNGYGNTVEINHGGGISTLYAHLSGFASGTKAGVSVKQGQLIAYVGSTGLSSGPHLHFGLYKNKQAIDPLKVVKIEKTNVISAEELKFKALVKDMDARMAAAKDGSKNPAKFENYESLITIN
- the mgtE gene encoding magnesium transporter, which encodes MENKEQLDDVEEAKALLDAHLDDTLEHELSAADLTEHLKTLKKHDEEKYVEFLKKLDPEDLADAALEMPEHMLEDVIETLPHEKIVKAIEELESDDQAELLQNIGEIDEDKAEQIFYGLDEDDRHDILTISKYSEDEAGAYMQTEVFSARQDQTLGQAVEMLRVMREKDEIENVFQLFVLDKKGHLLTSFSTSDLILYDFSLTLEQISQKFGAENKIHFATDTDKIDDVIKDFEEFDLNVIPVVDANGVLIGRITADDIHDLIQERATEQIYNLAGVDDEAEDDETTIFKAGRARAVWLAVNLCTAIVSSTIIGLFDATIEKLVALAVLMPIVASMGGNTGTQALTVTVRRLALGEIAFKDKKQVLFREITIAFINGLIFATLMGFVAYFWFGIKLLGLVIAMSMVLNLTLAGLFGAVIPITLKKLNIDPAVGSSVLLTTVTDIVGFFSFLGLATWILL
- a CDS encoding NUDIX hydrolase, yielding MDTTIKNFKISELKSSNFVKPFRLSFEMDGVARAWDCVKVHDSVSILLYHTQRDALLLVKQFRPSVWFYQEEGLINSPEKGYTYELCAGILDKGISEEQTAIEEVLEETGYAVKDLKFITSYYSALGFAANRQILYFACIDESMKIGSGGGVDGEKIELFYLPAAKAREFMFDEKIVRAPGLILAFQWFLSEFKA
- a CDS encoding alpha/beta fold hydrolase; translation: MRVLLRLCIIAACLYVAIAAGLYIFQERLIFLGEPLDKNFKFSFENSEFVGLVNAPESGAHLDMQASATQNIAATKSGADENTSAVDAAKEGAVAAGEIKSESAQTSAEHIGENVAVNGNSGNNANVAAIKFQEINIPFGGGLINGLKFSAAEPKGAILFFHGNFGDVSGWGAYGADFAALGYDFYIFDYPGYGKSDGKISSQQQLFASADAMSLYVLAQHSPRKLTMIGYSIGSGIAAQQAAKWDAARLILLAPYFSFERLAHEKIPFVPKFLIRYKIPTAEFLHAARSTQITLIHGAADELIPVRHCRDLAGSLKAGDLFYEIPDARHNGLLAMPRIWEILKERLR